In Sideroxyarcus emersonii, one DNA window encodes the following:
- a CDS encoding cation diffusion facilitator family transporter: MKNHTHAHDKSAAFEPAHPVRFAAARKSTWVSIFINLGLTILQVLAGFFGKSQSLMADGLHSLADLLSDVLVLFANRHGNKHADANHPYGHARIETAASLILGASLAALGIGLLVAAGMRLQHPEQVQAVHPFTLWIGIIALAAKEGMFRYMLAVAQRVRSQMLVANAWHARSDAASSLVVIIGIVGNLLGYTFLDLVAAAVVGVMIAYMGIQFARDALAELIDTGLDEEKVRAIRNTLKAVPGVIGLHELRTRKMADNALVDAHIIVEPKISVSEGHYIAEAARIAVLKAHHVMDVMVHIDSEDDAQARPSAHLPQRHLLLAHLGSRLGEPLPPSARIVLHYLGGKVEAELLFDSPTDLEALRDKCRTITANDPYFRSIQLYQECAPK, encoded by the coding sequence ATGAAAAATCACACCCACGCACACGATAAGTCCGCCGCCTTCGAACCTGCACATCCCGTACGCTTCGCCGCCGCGCGCAAAAGCACCTGGGTAAGCATCTTCATCAATCTGGGACTGACGATTCTGCAGGTGCTGGCGGGTTTCTTCGGCAAGTCGCAGTCGCTGATGGCCGACGGCCTCCACTCGCTGGCCGATCTGCTTTCCGATGTATTGGTGCTGTTCGCCAACCGGCACGGCAACAAGCATGCCGATGCCAACCATCCATACGGCCATGCGCGCATCGAGACCGCCGCTTCGCTGATACTGGGTGCCAGTCTGGCCGCCCTGGGCATCGGCCTGCTGGTGGCTGCCGGCATGCGGCTGCAGCATCCGGAACAGGTCCAGGCCGTCCATCCCTTCACCCTGTGGATCGGCATCATCGCGCTTGCCGCGAAAGAGGGGATGTTCCGCTACATGCTTGCCGTCGCGCAACGCGTGCGTTCGCAGATGCTGGTGGCGAACGCCTGGCATGCCCGTTCCGACGCCGCTTCGTCGCTGGTGGTGATCATCGGCATCGTCGGCAACCTGCTGGGCTATACCTTCCTCGACCTGGTCGCCGCCGCCGTCGTCGGCGTGATGATCGCCTATATGGGCATCCAGTTCGCGCGCGATGCGCTGGCCGAACTGATAGATACCGGCCTGGACGAAGAAAAGGTGCGCGCGATCCGCAACACCCTGAAAGCGGTGCCGGGCGTGATCGGGCTGCATGAGCTGCGCACGCGCAAGATGGCCGACAATGCGCTGGTGGACGCCCACATCATCGTCGAGCCCAAGATCAGCGTCTCGGAAGGGCATTACATCGCCGAGGCGGCGCGCATCGCGGTATTGAAAGCCCACCACGTGATGGACGTGATGGTGCATATCGATTCGGAGGACGACGCCCAGGCCCGGCCCAGCGCCCACCTGCCGCAGCGCCACCTGCTGCTGGCGCACCTCGGCAGCCGGTTGGGGGAGCCCTTGCCGCCTTCCGCACGCATCGTGCTGCATTATCTCGGCGGCAAGGTGGAAGCCGAACTGCTGTTCGACAGCCCGACCGATCTTGAGGCGCTGCGCGACAAATGCCGCACCATCACCGCCAACGACCCCTATTTCCGCAGCATCCAGCTTTATCAGGAGTGCGCACCAAAGTAG
- a CDS encoding undecaprenyl-diphosphate phosphatase, whose product MDIIILIKAAILGVVEGLTEFLPISSTGHLIMVGDLLNFNDERGKVFEIIIQFAAILAVCWEYRAKILEVFSSLFVQDTPSQLQKRVEGNWVSVDVSRKKSAQRFAINLIIAFLPAAVLGLLFAKAIKEHLFAPVPVAMAFIVGGLIILWAEKRKHTITVETADDMSWKDALKVGCAQTLALIPGTSRSGATIIGGLLFGLSRKAATEFSFFLAIPTLFGATVYEVVKYRHLFHAHDWSLFLVGGLASFVSAFLCVRWLLRFISHHDFTVFAWYRIAFGLAVLATYYSGLVHWSAE is encoded by the coding sequence ATGGACATCATCATCCTGATTAAAGCCGCCATTCTTGGCGTGGTCGAAGGTCTGACCGAATTCCTGCCCATCTCTTCCACCGGCCACCTGATCATGGTGGGCGACTTGCTCAATTTCAACGACGAGCGCGGCAAGGTGTTCGAGATCATCATCCAGTTCGCGGCCATCCTTGCGGTGTGCTGGGAATATCGTGCCAAGATTCTAGAGGTATTTTCTAGTTTATTTGTTCAAGACACCCCCTCTCAGTTGCAGAAGCGAGTTGAAGGGAACTGGGTCTCCGTTGATGTGTCCCGAAAAAAATCCGCACAACGCTTTGCAATCAATCTCATCATCGCTTTTTTGCCCGCCGCAGTGCTGGGCCTGTTGTTCGCCAAGGCGATCAAGGAACATTTGTTCGCGCCGGTTCCGGTGGCGATGGCTTTCATCGTCGGCGGCCTGATCATCCTGTGGGCGGAGAAGCGCAAGCACACCATCACGGTGGAAACGGCAGATGACATGAGCTGGAAGGACGCGTTGAAAGTGGGATGCGCGCAGACGCTGGCGCTGATTCCCGGTACGTCGCGCTCGGGCGCCACCATCATCGGCGGCCTGTTGTTCGGCCTGTCGCGCAAGGCGGCGACGGAGTTCTCTTTCTTCCTGGCTATCCCGACCCTGTTCGGCGCGACGGTGTATGAGGTGGTGAAGTACCGCCATCTGTTCCATGCCCACGACTGGAGCCTGTTCCTGGTTGGCGGGCTGGCTTCGTTCGTCAGTGCCTTCCTGTGTGTGCGCTGGCTGCTGCGTTTCATCAGCCACCACGATTTCACGGTGTTCGCCTGGTACCGCATCGCCTTCGGCCTGGCGGTGCTGGCCACATACTACTCAGGCCTGGTGCACTGGTCGGCGGAATAA
- a CDS encoding protein-L-isoaspartate O-methyltransferase family protein has product MELARFNMVEQQIRPWDVLDVNVLELIKKVKREHFVPVDKQSLAFMDVEIPLGHGAFMWSPKLEARALQALKLKHTDRVLEVGTGSGYLTALISRMAQHVTSVELVQELSARAARTLAAHHYDNVTLEIGDASTGWGGEKYDAIVLTGSVPLPPESFYEMLNAGGRLFAIVGDAPAMHAMQVTCVAPGVFETVTLFETSVAPLQNAPQPQRFVF; this is encoded by the coding sequence ATGGAACTCGCTCGCTTCAATATGGTGGAACAACAGATACGTCCCTGGGACGTGCTGGACGTGAATGTGCTCGAGCTCATCAAGAAGGTCAAACGCGAACATTTCGTGCCGGTGGACAAACAGTCGCTGGCCTTTATGGATGTCGAGATTCCCCTAGGGCACGGTGCGTTCATGTGGTCGCCGAAGCTGGAAGCGCGTGCGCTGCAGGCATTGAAGCTGAAACATACCGACCGCGTGCTGGAAGTGGGCACCGGCAGCGGCTATCTCACCGCGCTGATATCGCGCATGGCACAGCATGTGACGAGCGTGGAACTGGTGCAGGAGCTGAGTGCGCGTGCGGCGCGCACGCTTGCGGCCCACCATTACGACAATGTCACGCTGGAGATTGGCGATGCTTCCACGGGCTGGGGCGGCGAGAAGTACGATGCCATCGTGCTGACAGGTTCGGTGCCCCTGCCGCCGGAATCCTTCTATGAGATGCTGAACGCGGGCGGACGCCTGTTTGCCATCGTGGGCGACGCGCCGGCGATGCATGCGATGCAGGTGACCTGCGTGGCCCCCGGCGTGTTCGAGACCGTCACCCTGTTCGAAACCAGCGTGGCGCCGCTGCAGAACGCGCCGCAACCGCAACGTTTCGTATTCTGA
- a CDS encoding very short patch repair endonuclease, with translation MADIVDKQTRSRMMSEIRGKNTQPEMKVRRYLHACGFRYRLHVRTLPGTPDICLPKYQTVIFVQGCFWHRHKGCRLSYMPASNKIAWQTKFQQNVMRDRKNTKALIQNGWRVIVLWECGLRKSGESLLKWLPPEIQFGNEQLVEWPREVKRK, from the coding sequence ATGGCTGACATAGTCGATAAACAAACCCGCTCCCGCATGATGTCCGAAATCCGCGGCAAAAATACTCAGCCAGAAATGAAAGTGCGACGCTATCTGCATGCTTGCGGATTCCGCTATCGGCTGCATGTCCGGACTCTTCCTGGTACGCCGGATATTTGCCTGCCAAAATATCAAACTGTCATTTTTGTACAGGGGTGTTTCTGGCATCGGCATAAGGGATGCCGCCTGAGTTATATGCCAGCCAGCAACAAAATCGCTTGGCAAACGAAATTCCAGCAGAATGTTATGCGCGACCGAAAGAACACAAAAGCGCTAATACAAAACGGCTGGCGTGTCATAGTTCTGTGGGAGTGCGGTCTCAGAAAATCTGGCGAGTCTCTGCTGAAATGGTTACCGCCTGAAATACAATTCGGAAATGAGCAACTCGTCGAATGGCCCCGTGAAGTCAAAAGGAAATGA
- a CDS encoding rhodanese-like domain-containing protein, with protein sequence MGKITEILAAAQQRAKDLNLPYEGALTPKEAYELMRSAPGAKLVDVRTRAEIDWVGRVPGAVEIEWATYPGMKQNPNFLAALEQQVDKEALVMFLCRSGHRSHGAAMVATQAGYRDCYNVLEGFEGDRNPANRRNALNGWRVANLPWEQS encoded by the coding sequence ATGGGAAAGATCACCGAGATTCTGGCAGCTGCACAGCAACGGGCAAAAGACCTCAACCTGCCCTATGAGGGCGCGCTGACGCCGAAGGAGGCTTACGAGCTGATGCGATCCGCGCCGGGCGCAAAGCTGGTGGACGTGCGTACGCGGGCAGAGATCGACTGGGTCGGGCGCGTTCCCGGCGCCGTGGAGATCGAATGGGCGACTTATCCCGGCATGAAGCAGAACCCGAATTTCCTTGCCGCGCTCGAACAGCAGGTCGATAAAGAAGCGCTGGTCATGTTCCTGTGTCGCAGCGGCCACCGCTCACATGGCGCGGCCATGGTCGCCACCCAGGCCGGCTATCGCGATTGCTACAATGTCCTCGAAGGCTTTGAGGGCGACAGGAACCCGGCGAACCGGCGCAATGCGCTGAACGGCTGGCGGGTCGCCAACCTGCCGTGGGAACAAAGTTGA
- a CDS encoding TolC family outer membrane protein has translation MKPTKTALSVILAMSISPLAGAADLLQFYHAAQNQDAVFASARAAHDAGQEKLTQGRSLLLPNVNFNANTTYNDVNTQYTGAAAALFPFPSGTQRFNSHGYGVSLVQPLFREQNWAVYSESQLQVIQSEAQYRIAEQDLILRVAQTYFDVLIAQDSVQLAAAQKTAIAEQLEQAKRNFEVGTATITDTHEAQARYDLIVAQEISAQSNLEVKRRTLQQLINAVPQDLNPLGQSLMLEQPQPVDLDKWVNEAQLHNYQVVMAQASAEIAEKEVDRNRGGHLPTVDLVANYNRSIANGSVYGIGTDSTATSVGVQLNVPLFQGGAVQSKWREAEANRERARQELENTRRNVELQTRQAYLGVVNGIAQVQALQQALKSSESMLEASKLGHEVGVRTNIDVLNAQQQAYSTRRDLYQAEYNYLISQLSLQAAVGGLSEDDLSKINQALH, from the coding sequence ATGAAACCAACTAAGACGGCGTTAAGCGTGATCCTGGCCATGAGCATCAGCCCATTGGCGGGTGCGGCGGACTTGCTCCAGTTCTACCATGCGGCACAGAATCAGGATGCCGTGTTTGCATCGGCACGCGCAGCCCATGATGCCGGCCAGGAAAAACTGACGCAGGGCCGCTCGCTATTGCTGCCCAACGTCAATTTCAACGCCAACACCACCTACAACGACGTCAATACCCAGTACACCGGTGCCGCCGCCGCACTGTTCCCGTTCCCGTCCGGCACGCAGCGTTTCAATAGCCACGGTTACGGGGTGAGTCTGGTGCAGCCCCTGTTCCGCGAGCAGAACTGGGCCGTGTACTCCGAATCCCAGTTGCAGGTGATCCAGTCCGAGGCGCAGTACAGGATCGCCGAACAGGATCTGATCCTGCGCGTGGCGCAGACCTATTTCGATGTGCTGATCGCGCAGGACAGCGTGCAGCTGGCCGCAGCGCAGAAGACGGCCATCGCCGAACAGCTGGAACAGGCCAAACGCAATTTCGAGGTCGGCACCGCCACCATCACCGATACCCACGAAGCGCAGGCTCGCTACGACCTGATCGTTGCACAGGAGATCTCGGCGCAGAGCAACCTGGAGGTGAAGCGCCGCACCCTGCAGCAGCTCATCAATGCCGTTCCCCAGGATCTGAATCCCCTGGGCCAGTCCCTGATGCTGGAGCAGCCGCAGCCGGTCGACCTGGATAAATGGGTGAACGAGGCGCAGCTGCACAACTACCAGGTTGTCATGGCACAGGCGAGCGCCGAGATCGCGGAGAAGGAAGTGGATCGCAACCGGGGCGGACACCTGCCCACTGTCGATCTGGTGGCGAACTACAACAGAAGTATTGCCAACGGCAGCGTCTACGGCATCGGTACGGATTCCACCGCAACCTCGGTGGGCGTTCAGCTCAACGTGCCGCTGTTCCAGGGCGGTGCAGTCCAATCCAAATGGCGCGAGGCGGAAGCCAACCGCGAGCGCGCCCGGCAGGAACTGGAAAATACGCGTCGCAATGTGGAGCTGCAGACGCGCCAAGCGTATCTCGGTGTAGTGAACGGGATCGCCCAGGTACAGGCGCTGCAACAGGCGCTCAAATCGAGTGAAAGCATGCTGGAGGCAAGCAAGCTCGGCCATGAAGTCGGCGTGCGCACCAACATAGACGTGTTGAATGCGCAGCAGCAGGCATATTCGACGCGGCGCGACCTGTATCAGGCGGAATACAACTACCTGATCAGCCAACTCAGCCTGCAAGCTGCAGTGGGCGGGCTGTCCGAAGACGACCTGTCAAAGATCAACCAGGCACTGCACTAA
- a CDS encoding DNA cytosine methyltransferase, with product MSQTKPIPIVDLFAGPGGLGEGFSSVDDGKAFRIIVSAEMDASAHETLRLRAFYRILRRKGKAALKSYYRYCNGEAKQPYDDSNFSEWEQAGNEARQLTLGKPEDNKELDRILKKEGISPQQNWVLIGGPPCQAYSLVGRARNKGKADYKAEEDHRHFLYKEYLRIIQQYRPAVFVMENVKGILSSKVKDQFIFHTILRDLANPDRALKKQQQGLGYKIHSLVVPTVFDSETDPKDIDVRDFIIRAEEYGIPQARHRVILLGIREGIDVLPARLNKQESVRFDDVTNDLPKLRSKLSKEKDSDETWAKVIKKHLSELALEASHVEGLEKLETVLSRHSGNISSKHKTGSLRITKPENAKQLAREHAKWYGDDELEVWLNHEARGHMNSDLRRYVYAAAFAEAYKRSPKGHEEFGLKGLRPEHANWETGKFSDRFRVQLKNSPSTTVTSHIAKDGHYFIHPDALQCRSLTVREAARLQTFPDNYYFKGNRTQQFHQVGNAVPPMLAKHIASIVKDILR from the coding sequence ATGTCCCAAACAAAGCCGATTCCCATAGTTGATTTATTCGCCGGGCCGGGTGGGCTGGGCGAGGGCTTCTCATCTGTTGATGATGGTAAAGCATTCAGAATCATTGTTTCAGCAGAAATGGATGCCTCAGCACATGAAACTCTGAGATTGCGTGCGTTCTACAGAATCCTTCGAAGAAAGGGAAAGGCCGCACTGAAAAGCTATTACCGCTACTGTAATGGTGAAGCAAAGCAACCGTATGATGATTCAAATTTTTCGGAATGGGAGCAAGCCGGAAATGAGGCACGACAGCTTACCTTGGGGAAGCCGGAAGATAACAAGGAGTTAGATCGAATCCTGAAAAAGGAGGGGATAAGCCCCCAGCAGAATTGGGTGCTGATAGGTGGCCCGCCATGCCAAGCCTACTCGCTTGTTGGCAGGGCTCGCAACAAAGGAAAAGCAGATTACAAAGCAGAAGAGGACCATCGACATTTTCTGTACAAGGAATATCTGCGCATCATTCAGCAATACAGACCAGCTGTGTTTGTTATGGAGAATGTCAAAGGCATTCTTTCTTCCAAGGTCAAAGACCAATTTATCTTTCACACCATACTTCGCGATCTGGCCAATCCGGATCGTGCTTTAAAGAAACAACAGCAGGGACTGGGCTACAAAATACATTCTTTAGTTGTGCCAACTGTGTTTGATAGTGAAACAGACCCCAAAGATATCGATGTGCGAGACTTTATTATCAGGGCTGAGGAATATGGCATACCTCAGGCACGCCATCGTGTAATTCTGCTGGGGATCAGAGAGGGTATTGACGTTCTCCCCGCGCGACTAAATAAACAGGAGTCGGTCAGGTTTGATGACGTAACAAACGATTTGCCCAAGCTGAGAAGTAAGCTCAGCAAGGAAAAGGATAGCGATGAGACTTGGGCAAAGGTCATCAAGAAGCATCTATCCGAGCTCGCGCTTGAGGCTTCGCATGTGGAGGGTCTGGAGAAACTGGAAACAGTGCTTAGCCGCCACTCAGGCAATATTTCCTCGAAACATAAAACTGGTAGCCTGAGAATAACTAAGCCCGAAAATGCCAAACAACTCGCACGTGAGCACGCCAAGTGGTACGGGGATGATGAGCTCGAGGTGTGGCTGAACCATGAGGCGCGCGGGCACATGAATAGTGATCTCCGGCGATATGTGTATGCCGCCGCGTTTGCAGAAGCCTATAAGCGCTCTCCCAAGGGGCATGAGGAATTTGGCCTTAAGGGTTTGCGACCAGAGCACGCTAATTGGGAGACCGGAAAGTTCTCTGATCGATTCAGAGTGCAGTTGAAGAATTCACCCTCCACCACGGTGACTAGCCATATCGCAAAAGATGGGCACTATTTCATCCATCCAGACGCATTGCAGTGCCGCAGCCTGACGGTGCGTGAGGCTGCTCGCCTGCAAACGTTTCCAGATAACTACTATTTCAAGGGAAATCGGACTCAGCAATTCCATCAGGTTGGAAATGCTGTTCCGCCTATGTTAGCCAAGCATATAGCCAGTATTGTCAAAGACATACTTCGCTAA
- a CDS encoding DUF6339 family protein, protein MPTESLKYLSQKTADFLHSSVLQNLERYKTGDFVDLAEKGGWSIELSLRLDLEPLNHLVMAKDSEAEIKNTMLVWNALNRLHPSLACENRLWTRLTHIECLEYSRYRWLDADTKDDEKLVKDIKTHFFANTQTRYRDDNAISRLWWNGYIAKLAAPDDQEQALRMILKTTDIRSNFVERSKTVSRSVLAAGIVRAMISESWLTGKEAHFREFMKILNMQGGGKVFEVWPQAKVDEFMTRCMSLAQHTVATT, encoded by the coding sequence ATGCCAACCGAATCTTTGAAATATCTATCGCAAAAGACGGCAGACTTTTTGCACTCTTCTGTACTACAAAATCTTGAAAGATACAAAACCGGAGATTTTGTTGACCTTGCGGAAAAGGGCGGCTGGTCGATTGAGCTGTCTCTCCGCCTCGATCTGGAACCTCTTAATCATCTAGTGATGGCTAAAGATTCTGAAGCGGAAATCAAAAACACTATGCTTGTATGGAATGCATTAAACAGGTTGCATCCTAGTCTTGCTTGTGAAAATCGGCTGTGGACTCGACTAACTCATATCGAATGTCTTGAATACTCACGCTACAGATGGCTTGATGCCGATACAAAAGATGACGAGAAACTTGTGAAGGATATAAAAACGCACTTCTTCGCTAATACGCAAACGCGCTATAGAGATGATAACGCCATATCGCGTCTGTGGTGGAATGGGTATATCGCCAAATTGGCCGCGCCCGACGACCAAGAACAGGCGTTGCGGATGATTTTGAAAACAACAGATATCAGAAGCAATTTTGTGGAAAGATCGAAAACCGTGAGTCGGTCTGTTCTCGCGGCAGGCATCGTTAGAGCGATGATCTCGGAATCGTGGCTTACAGGAAAAGAGGCTCACTTTAGGGAATTCATGAAAATATTGAACATGCAAGGAGGGGGAAAGGTATTTGAAGTATGGCCTCAAGCTAAGGTGGATGAATTCATGACGAGATGCATGTCACTTGCGCAGCATACCGTAGCAACGACCTAA
- a CDS encoding YkgJ family cysteine cluster protein, which yields MSNCRPHCAACCIAPSITSPLPGMPNGKPAGVPCVQLDDELRCKVFGQPQRPAFCGGLQPSAEMCGSSRENAMSWLSKLEQATQPV from the coding sequence ATGAGTAACTGCCGTCCCCACTGCGCCGCCTGCTGCATCGCGCCCTCCATCACTTCTCCCCTGCCCGGCATGCCGAACGGCAAGCCTGCCGGGGTGCCGTGCGTGCAACTGGATGACGAGTTGCGCTGCAAAGTCTTTGGCCAGCCGCAGCGACCGGCCTTTTGCGGCGGGTTGCAGCCTTCTGCCGAGATGTGCGGATCTTCGCGCGAAAATGCGATGAGTTGGTTGTCGAAGCTGGAACAGGCCACGCAGCCGGTATAA
- the thiC gene encoding phosphomethylpyrimidine synthase ThiC: MNANPQFLASAAHVDQAAIKPLPNSRKIYVEGSRPDIRVPMREITLTDTHLNNGVEHNPPIHVYDCSGPYTDPSVKIDIRSGLAEMRAKWIEERNDTEALPCLTSEYGRQRLNDPALADMRFNLKHTPRRAKPGMNVTQMHYARKGIITPEMEFIAIRENQRREGLSEMLLKQHPGENFGAKMPKEITPEFVRSEVAAGRAVITANINHPEIEPMIIGRNFLVKINANIGNSALGSSIQEEVEKMTWAIRWGGDTVMDLSTGKNIHETREWIIRNSPVPIGTVPIYQALEKVNGKAEDLTWEIFKDTLIEQAEQGVDYFTIHAGVLLRYIPMTAKRMTGIVSRGGSIMAKWCLAHHKENFLYTHFEEICEIMKAYDVTFSLGDGLRPGSVYDANDEAQLGELKTLGELTQIAWKHDVQVMIEGPGHVPMHMIKENMDLQLKWCHEAPFYTLGPLTQDIAPGYDHITSAIGAAMIGWFGTAMLCYVTPKEHLGLPNKADVKEGIITYKIAAHAADLAKGHPGAQIRDNAMSKARFEFRWEDQFNLGLDPDRAREFHDETLPKESAKVAHFCSMCGPQFCSMKISQDVRDFAAKEGLSEQAALEKGMEVKSVEFVKQGAEVYHKA, translated from the coding sequence ATGAATGCAAATCCCCAGTTCCTGGCCTCCGCCGCCCATGTCGACCAGGCGGCGATCAAACCGCTACCCAATTCGCGCAAGATCTATGTCGAAGGCAGCAGGCCTGATATCCGCGTGCCGATGCGCGAAATCACGCTGACTGACACCCACCTGAACAACGGCGTCGAGCATAACCCACCTATCCATGTGTATGACTGTTCCGGCCCCTACACCGACCCGTCGGTGAAGATCGATATCCGCTCAGGCCTGGCCGAGATGCGCGCAAAATGGATCGAAGAGCGCAATGACACCGAAGCGCTGCCTTGCCTGACTTCCGAATACGGCCGCCAGCGGCTGAACGACCCGGCCCTGGCCGACATGCGCTTCAACCTCAAGCACACGCCGCGCCGCGCCAAGCCGGGCATGAACGTCACGCAAATGCACTATGCGCGCAAAGGCATCATCACGCCGGAGATGGAATTCATCGCGATCCGCGAAAACCAGCGGCGCGAAGGCCTTTCCGAGATGCTGCTGAAACAGCACCCCGGCGAGAATTTCGGCGCGAAGATGCCCAAGGAGATCACGCCCGAGTTCGTGCGCAGCGAAGTCGCGGCCGGACGCGCCGTAATCACCGCCAACATCAACCACCCCGAGATCGAGCCGATGATCATCGGCCGTAACTTCCTGGTGAAGATCAACGCCAACATCGGCAATTCCGCGCTCGGCTCCAGCATCCAGGAAGAAGTCGAGAAGATGACCTGGGCCATCCGCTGGGGCGGCGACACGGTGATGGACCTCTCCACCGGCAAGAACATCCACGAGACGCGCGAATGGATCATCCGCAATTCGCCCGTCCCCATCGGCACCGTGCCGATCTACCAGGCGCTGGAAAAGGTGAACGGCAAGGCCGAGGATCTGACCTGGGAAATCTTCAAGGACACCCTGATCGAGCAGGCCGAGCAAGGCGTGGACTATTTCACCATCCACGCCGGCGTGCTGCTGCGCTACATCCCGATGACGGCCAAGCGCATGACCGGCATCGTCTCGCGCGGCGGCTCCATCATGGCCAAGTGGTGCCTCGCACACCACAAGGAGAACTTCCTCTACACGCACTTCGAAGAGATCTGCGAGATCATGAAGGCCTACGACGTAACCTTCAGCCTGGGCGATGGCCTTCGTCCCGGCTCGGTCTACGACGCCAACGACGAAGCGCAACTCGGCGAGCTCAAGACGCTGGGCGAACTCACGCAGATCGCGTGGAAGCACGACGTGCAGGTGATGATCGAAGGCCCCGGCCATGTGCCGATGCACATGATCAAGGAGAATATGGACCTGCAACTGAAGTGGTGCCACGAAGCGCCGTTCTACACGCTGGGCCCCCTCACGCAGGACATCGCCCCCGGCTACGACCACATCACCAGCGCGATTGGTGCGGCGATGATCGGCTGGTTCGGCACCGCCATGCTGTGCTACGTCACGCCCAAGGAACACCTCGGCCTGCCCAACAAGGCCGACGTGAAGGAAGGCATCATCACCTACAAGATCGCCGCCCACGCCGCCGACCTCGCCAAGGGCCACCCCGGCGCACAGATCCGCGACAACGCCATGAGCAAGGCGCGCTTCGAATTCCGCTGGGAAGACCAGTTCAACCTAGGCCTCGATCCCGACCGCGCGCGCGAATTCCACGACGAGACCCTGCCCAAGGAATCTGCCAAGGTCGCCCACTTCTGCTCCATGTGCGGCCCGCAGTTCTGCTCGATGAAGATCAGCCAGGACGTGCGCGACTTCGCGGCGAAGGAAGGCCTATCCGAGCAAGCTGCGTTGGAAAAAGGGATGGAAGTGAAGTCGGTGGAGTTTGTGAAGCAGGGGGCGGAGGTTTATCACAAGGCGTGA
- a CDS encoding DUF1289 domain-containing protein gives MFTSEEIIEVTADSPCIGHCTTVLGDDVCRSCLRTFDEITRWVEMTETERRQVNQRIANLKTTGFRPAPE, from the coding sequence ATGTTTACTTCCGAAGAGATTATTGAGGTCACTGCCGATTCGCCCTGCATCGGTCATTGCACAACGGTGTTGGGCGACGATGTTTGCCGCAGCTGCCTGCGTACCTTTGATGAAATCACACGCTGGGTGGAAATGACCGAGACAGAACGACGGCAAGTCAATCAACGTATCGCCAATTTGAAAACCACTGGATTCCGGCCTGCACCGGAATGA